Proteins from a genomic interval of Rhizobium etli CFN 42:
- a CDS encoding L,D-transpeptidase — protein sequence MKTIFAAATASLLLQFSPVAAEAATLIANISIGKQTMTVTENGFVKYRWKVSTARNGYVTPTGSWSAKWLSRDHRSRKYDNAPMPYAVFFNGGYAVHATFDLKRLGRPASHGCVRLHPDNAAEFFSLARQAGLANTRVVITR from the coding sequence ATGAAGACGATTTTTGCCGCCGCGACGGCAAGCTTATTACTGCAGTTTTCTCCGGTTGCGGCTGAGGCAGCAACGCTGATTGCCAATATCAGCATCGGCAAGCAGACGATGACCGTCACCGAGAACGGCTTCGTCAAATATCGCTGGAAGGTTTCGACCGCGCGCAATGGTTATGTCACGCCCACCGGCTCCTGGAGCGCCAAATGGCTGTCGCGCGATCACCGTTCCCGCAAGTACGACAACGCGCCGATGCCTTACGCCGTATTTTTCAACGGCGGTTACGCCGTTCACGCCACCTTCGATCTGAAGCGTCTCGGCAGGCCGGCCTCGCATGGCTGCGTTCGCTTGCATCCCGACAATGCGGCGGAGTTCTTTTCGCTGGCGCGGCAGGCAGGTCTTGCCAACACGCGCGTCGTCATCACGCGCTGA
- a CDS encoding 3-hydroxyacyl-ACP dehydratase FabZ family protein, producing the protein MLLEYFQMIDRVEAVDLKKGILSARSVVPAKSPVFEGHFPGMPLVPGVLLIEAMAQASGMLVLAATDFAAMPFLMSVDGAKMRTFVEPEAVLDIEAVLEHDGSGFAVTKAKITSGGKKVCDAQLKLRTMPFSEVPLGDIVKKRAGEVGLLEAIAAQGVIE; encoded by the coding sequence ATGCTGCTGGAATATTTCCAGATGATTGACCGCGTAGAAGCGGTGGACCTGAAGAAGGGGATACTTTCGGCGCGATCCGTCGTGCCGGCAAAGAGTCCCGTTTTCGAGGGCCATTTTCCCGGCATGCCGCTCGTTCCAGGTGTGCTCCTGATCGAGGCCATGGCGCAGGCCTCCGGTATGCTGGTGCTTGCCGCTACCGATTTTGCCGCCATGCCCTTCCTGATGTCGGTCGACGGCGCGAAGATGCGCACCTTCGTCGAGCCGGAAGCCGTGCTCGACATCGAGGCGGTGCTGGAGCACGACGGTTCCGGTTTTGCGGTCACCAAGGCCAAGATCACCAGCGGCGGCAAGAAGGTCTGCGACGCGCAACTGAAACTGCGTACCATGCCCTTCAGCGAGGTGCCGCTCGGCGATATCGTGAAAAAACGCGCCGGCGAAGTCGGGCTTCTCGAAGCGATCGCAGCGCAGGGAGTGATTGAATGA
- a CDS encoding beta-ketoacyl-ACP synthase → MTASAYKDHLGRPIVAVTGMGIITSLGQGLKDNWAALSSGTSGIHAINRFPTEGLSTRIAGTVDFIEIPVPNAVERSYAFARETTIEALADAGLSGDFSGPLFLAAPPIEPEWSARFELADRSPAADHPGDAYERFLTALRQRPDPAFHEAALFGAISERLADRFGTRGLPVTLSTACASGVTAIQLGIEAIRQGRTDRALTVATDGSLSAEALIRFSLLSALSTQNDPPTKASKPFSKDRDGFVIAEGAATLVLESLESAVARGAKVLGIMKGAGDKADSFHRTRSSPDGGPAIATIRAALADAGIDESGIGYINAHGTSTPENDKMEYGAMSAVFGERLVGIPVSSNKSMIGHTLTAAGAVEAVFSLQTMLTGTLPPTINYNNPDPSIVLDVVPNKKREAQVSAVLSNSFGFGGQNASLVMALEPA, encoded by the coding sequence ATGACAGCTTCCGCTTACAAGGATCATCTCGGCCGGCCGATCGTCGCAGTGACGGGCATGGGCATCATCACGTCGCTGGGCCAGGGCCTGAAGGACAACTGGGCGGCCCTTTCGTCCGGCACCTCGGGTATCCACGCGATCAATCGTTTTCCCACAGAAGGCCTGTCGACCCGGATCGCCGGCACCGTCGATTTCATCGAGATTCCCGTCCCGAACGCCGTCGAGCGCTCCTATGCCTTTGCGCGCGAGACGACCATCGAGGCATTAGCCGATGCCGGTCTATCAGGCGATTTCAGTGGCCCGCTGTTTCTTGCTGCGCCGCCGATCGAGCCGGAATGGAGCGCCCGGTTCGAACTCGCCGACCGTTCGCCGGCCGCCGACCATCCCGGTGATGCCTATGAGCGCTTCCTGACGGCGCTGCGCCAGCGGCCCGACCCGGCCTTCCACGAGGCGGCGCTGTTCGGCGCGATTTCCGAGCGTCTTGCCGACCGGTTCGGCACGCGCGGCCTGCCGGTGACCTTGTCGACGGCCTGCGCCTCCGGCGTCACTGCGATCCAGCTCGGCATCGAGGCGATCCGCCAGGGCCGCACCGACCGCGCGCTGACCGTCGCGACGGACGGATCGCTCAGCGCCGAAGCGCTGATCCGCTTCTCGCTGCTGTCGGCCCTTTCGACGCAGAACGATCCGCCGACCAAAGCCTCCAAGCCGTTCAGCAAGGATCGCGATGGCTTCGTCATCGCCGAGGGTGCGGCCACCCTGGTGCTGGAATCGCTGGAATCGGCGGTCGCTCGCGGCGCCAAGGTGCTCGGCATCATGAAGGGCGCCGGTGACAAGGCCGACAGCTTCCACCGCACCCGGTCTTCGCCTGATGGCGGCCCGGCGATCGCGACGATCCGCGCGGCTCTTGCCGATGCCGGTATCGACGAGAGCGGCATCGGCTACATCAACGCGCACGGCACCTCGACGCCTGAAAACGACAAGATGGAGTATGGCGCCATGTCGGCCGTCTTCGGCGAACGGCTGGTCGGCATTCCGGTTTCGTCGAACAAGTCGATGATCGGCCATACGCTGACGGCGGCGGGTGCGGTCGAGGCGGTATTCTCGCTGCAGACGATGCTGACGGGCACGCTGCCGCCGACGATCAACTACAATAATCCCGATCCGTCGATCGTGCTCGATGTCGTGCCGAACAAGAAGAGGGAGGCTCAGGTTTCGGCCGTGCTTTCCAACTCCTTCGGCTTTGGCGGGCAGAATGCCAGCCTTGTCATGGCGCTCGAACCGGCTTAA
- a CDS encoding Crp/Fnr family transcriptional regulator: MDVASNEIFETGTPVPCRSCQARHGVVCGALSNAQLKELNRHSMRRKIGAGSEIIAQGSESSFYSNIMRGVVKLCKMMPDGRQQIVGLQFAPDFVGRPFVRESTLSAEAATDAEICVFPRNLLDRMIGETPELQRRLHDQALNELDAARDWMLTLGRRTAEEKVASLLHLIATHAEPQTAISTAFDLPLSRAEIADFLGLTIETVSRQMTRLRKWGVILIENSRHIVVPDLDELERISA, translated from the coding sequence ATGGACGTTGCCAGCAACGAGATTTTCGAGACAGGCACGCCCGTCCCATGTCGTTCCTGTCAGGCGCGGCACGGCGTCGTCTGCGGCGCCCTGTCGAACGCTCAGCTGAAGGAGCTCAACCGCCACTCCATGCGCCGCAAGATCGGGGCCGGCTCGGAGATCATTGCGCAAGGATCGGAAAGTTCGTTTTATTCGAACATCATGCGCGGCGTGGTGAAGCTCTGCAAGATGATGCCGGACGGACGCCAGCAGATTGTGGGCCTGCAGTTCGCTCCCGATTTCGTCGGCAGGCCCTTCGTCCGCGAAAGCACACTGTCGGCGGAGGCGGCAACCGACGCGGAAATTTGTGTCTTCCCGCGCAACCTGCTCGACCGCATGATCGGGGAGACGCCGGAGCTGCAGCGCAGGCTGCACGATCAGGCGCTCAACGAGCTGGACGCCGCGCGCGACTGGATGCTGACGCTCGGCCGCCGCACGGCGGAGGAGAAGGTTGCAAGCCTGCTCCACCTCATCGCAACCCATGCCGAGCCGCAAACCGCCATCAGCACCGCCTTCGATTTGCCGTTATCGCGCGCCGAGATCGCCGATTTTCTCGGGCTGACGATCGAAACCGTCAGCCGGCAAATGACAAGGCTGCGCAAGTGGGGTGTCATCCTGATCGAGAACTCCAGACATATCGTCGTTCCCGATCTGGATGAGCTGGAAAGGATCAGCGCGTAA
- a CDS encoding beta-ketoacyl-ACP synthase: MSKAANDVVISGVGIVTCQGVGKEAHIALLSAESAPKAIVETEKFKPYPVHPLPEIDWSQQIAKRGDQRQMENWQRIGVFAAGLALDDAGFKDNIEACGTMDMIVAAGGGERDINVDTLIVDEGLKRNDRELLLNEKLTTELRPTLFLAQLSNLLAGNISIVHKVTGSSRTFMGEEASGVSAVETAFWRIRSGESTHALVGGAFAAERPDMILLTEAIGAHTRDEWAPLWSRAGLAGGGMITGSAGAFLVLESRKHAEERGAHIYATISAVEGDRGSRSAGNFEVRMERLLKPAAELPPEATAIFSGSTGMHEIAAREKAVLEHQLPGAAIRGFGGVSGHTIEAHFPLGLALAALAIDTKAKVPPFDAAHEAPMKAGTKAAVVTTVGHQRGEGVAVLSAEA, translated from the coding sequence ATGAGCAAGGCTGCAAACGACGTCGTCATTTCGGGCGTCGGCATCGTTACCTGTCAGGGCGTCGGCAAGGAGGCGCATATCGCGCTGCTTTCGGCCGAAAGCGCGCCGAAGGCGATCGTCGAGACCGAGAAGTTCAAACCCTATCCGGTGCACCCGCTCCCAGAGATCGACTGGTCGCAGCAAATCGCCAAGCGCGGCGACCAGCGCCAGATGGAAAACTGGCAGCGGATCGGCGTCTTCGCAGCCGGTCTGGCACTCGACGATGCCGGCTTCAAGGACAATATCGAGGCCTGCGGCACGATGGACATGATTGTGGCCGCCGGCGGTGGCGAGCGCGATATCAATGTCGATACGCTGATCGTGGACGAGGGCCTGAAGCGCAACGACCGCGAATTGCTGCTGAATGAGAAGCTGACGACGGAGCTGAGGCCAACTCTGTTCCTGGCGCAGCTTTCCAACCTGCTTGCGGGCAACATCTCCATCGTTCACAAGGTTACCGGTTCCTCGCGCACCTTCATGGGCGAAGAAGCTTCAGGGGTTTCAGCCGTCGAGACCGCGTTCTGGCGCATCCGTTCGGGTGAATCCACCCATGCGCTGGTCGGTGGCGCCTTTGCTGCCGAACGTCCCGATATGATTCTGCTCACCGAAGCGATCGGCGCGCATACGCGCGACGAATGGGCGCCGCTCTGGTCGCGCGCCGGCCTTGCGGGCGGCGGTATGATCACCGGTTCGGCCGGCGCCTTCCTGGTGCTGGAATCGCGCAAGCATGCGGAAGAGCGCGGCGCGCATATCTACGCGACGATCAGCGCCGTCGAAGGCGACCGCGGCAGCCGTAGCGCCGGCAATTTCGAAGTGCGCATGGAGCGGCTGCTGAAGCCTGCCGCCGAGCTGCCGCCGGAGGCGACGGCGATCTTCTCCGGCTCGACCGGCATGCATGAAATCGCGGCCCGCGAAAAGGCAGTGCTGGAGCATCAGCTTCCCGGTGCAGCAATCCGCGGCTTCGGCGGCGTTTCCGGTCACACGATCGAGGCGCATTTCCCGCTGGGGCTGGCGCTCGCAGCCCTTGCCATCGATACCAAGGCCAAGGTTCCGCCCTTCGACGCTGCTCATGAAGCGCCGATGAAGGCGGGCACGAAAGCCGCCGTCGTAACGACAGTCGGACACCAGCGCGGCGAGGGCGTCGCCGTTCTTTCCGCAGAGGCGTGA
- a CDS encoding zinc-binding dehydrogenase, with translation MRALQLIDDRKLEITDLPEPEAPAAGEVTLRVKAVALNHIDVWGWRGMAFAKRKMPLVIGAEASGVVEAIGPGVANVLPGQLVSIYGARTCGLCRPCREGRDNLCEHVSGVHGFHLDGFAQEKVNLPARLLVPAPPGVDAIGAALAPVTFGTVEHMLFDNAKLEPGETVLVHAGGSGIGTAAIQLAKKIGCTVITTVGSDDKIEKAKALGADHVINYRTDRFEGVVRKLTKKKGVDVVFEHVGKDTWAGSMLCMKRGGRLVTCGSTSGVSTEMNLMMLFQQQLKLLGSFGCRMENMADAMQKMGRGLVHPVIDTEVGFDDIDRALERMESRQIFGKIILKMD, from the coding sequence ATGCGCGCTTTGCAACTGATCGACGACCGCAAGCTTGAGATCACCGACCTGCCGGAACCGGAGGCGCCTGCCGCCGGCGAGGTGACGCTGCGCGTCAAGGCAGTGGCCCTCAACCATATCGACGTCTGGGGCTGGCGCGGCATGGCTTTTGCCAAGCGCAAGATGCCGCTTGTCATCGGCGCGGAAGCCTCCGGCGTCGTCGAAGCGATCGGGCCGGGTGTCGCCAATGTGCTGCCGGGCCAACTGGTTTCGATCTATGGCGCGCGTACCTGCGGCCTCTGCCGACCCTGCCGCGAAGGCCGCGACAATCTCTGCGAACATGTTTCCGGCGTGCACGGTTTCCATCTCGACGGTTTCGCGCAGGAGAAGGTCAATCTGCCGGCGCGCCTGCTCGTTCCGGCTCCTCCCGGCGTCGATGCGATTGGTGCGGCGCTCGCCCCCGTCACCTTCGGCACGGTCGAGCACATGTTGTTCGACAATGCCAAGCTCGAGCCCGGCGAAACCGTCCTCGTCCACGCCGGCGGCTCCGGCATCGGCACGGCGGCAATCCAGCTTGCCAAGAAGATCGGCTGCACCGTCATCACCACGGTCGGCTCCGACGACAAGATCGAGAAGGCGAAGGCACTCGGCGCCGATCACGTCATCAACTACCGCACCGACCGCTTCGAAGGCGTGGTGCGCAAGCTCACCAAGAAGAAGGGCGTCGACGTCGTCTTCGAGCATGTGGGGAAGGATACCTGGGCCGGTTCGATGCTCTGCATGAAGCGCGGCGGGCGTCTCGTCACCTGCGGCTCGACTTCGGGCGTTTCGACCGAGATGAACCTGATGATGCTGTTCCAGCAGCAGTTGAAGCTTCTCGGCTCCTTCGGCTGCCGTATGGAGAACATGGCCGATGCGATGCAGAAGATGGGGCGCGGGCTCGTGCATCCCGTCATCGATACCGAAGTCGGCTTCGACGATATCGACCGCGCGCTGGAGCGGATGGAATCCCGCCAGATCTTCGGCAAGATCATTCTGAAGATGGACTGA
- a CDS encoding lipid A biosynthesis lauroyl acyltransferase — MKLFITRVVLALRNFQQWLVAQAMFGFLNVLKLFPADGAIRFADRVMRSLGRRTRRHKLMLVNLRNAFPEKSEAEIEEIALASWGNMGRLAAEYVFLDELFDYDPERPEPGRVEVSGIPIFLDLRDNPRPFIVFTGHTANFELLPVAGAAFGLTVTVLFRPPNNPYVAKKVFDFRSARMGKLVPSHAGSSFALARQLEAGQGVGVLVDQKFGKGLKGTFFGREVKTNPLLPKLVRQFDCEVYPARCIRLPGNRYRLEIEPRLEMPRDAKGNLDLPAAAQLLNDKVESWVREYPEQWLWYHDRWQIKKTLAP, encoded by the coding sequence GTGAAGCTGTTCATTACCCGGGTCGTTCTGGCGCTCAGAAATTTCCAGCAATGGCTGGTGGCGCAGGCGATGTTCGGCTTCCTGAACGTGCTGAAGCTGTTTCCGGCCGATGGCGCGATTCGCTTCGCGGACCGGGTGATGCGCAGCCTCGGCCGGCGGACCCGCCGCCATAAGCTGATGCTCGTCAATCTCCGCAACGCTTTCCCTGAGAAGAGCGAGGCCGAGATCGAAGAGATTGCGCTCGCCAGCTGGGGAAATATGGGTCGGCTCGCGGCCGAATACGTCTTCCTCGACGAATTATTCGACTACGACCCCGAACGGCCGGAGCCGGGCAGGGTGGAGGTGTCGGGCATCCCCATCTTCCTCGACCTGCGCGACAATCCGCGCCCCTTCATCGTCTTTACCGGCCATACCGCCAATTTCGAGCTGCTGCCGGTGGCGGGTGCGGCCTTCGGGCTCACGGTCACCGTGCTTTTCCGGCCGCCGAACAATCCCTATGTCGCCAAGAAGGTGTTTGACTTCCGCAGCGCGCGCATGGGCAAGCTGGTGCCCTCGCATGCCGGCTCCTCCTTCGCGCTCGCACGCCAGTTGGAGGCGGGCCAGGGGGTGGGCGTGCTCGTCGACCAGAAATTCGGCAAGGGGCTGAAAGGCACCTTCTTCGGGCGAGAGGTGAAGACCAATCCGCTGCTGCCGAAGCTGGTGCGCCAGTTCGATTGCGAGGTCTATCCGGCGCGCTGCATTCGCCTGCCGGGAAACCGCTACCGGCTGGAAATCGAGCCGCGGCTGGAGATGCCGCGCGACGCCAAAGGCAATCTCGACCTGCCGGCGGCCGCCCAGCTACTCAACGACAAGGTGGAAAGTTGGGTGCGGGAATATCCGGAACAGTGGCTCTGGTATCACGACCGCTGGCAGATCAAGAAGACGCTCGCGCCTTGA
- a CDS encoding acyl carrier protein, with translation MTATFDKVADIIAETSEIDRATITPESHTIDDLGIDSLDFLDIVFAIDKEFGIKIPLEKWTQEVNEGKVSTEEYFVLKNLCAKIDELKAAKA, from the coding sequence GTGACCGCTACATTCGATAAAGTTGCCGACATTATTGCAGAAACCAGCGAGATCGATCGCGCCACGATCACGCCGGAGAGCCATACGATCGACGACCTCGGTATCGACAGCCTCGATTTCCTCGATATCGTCTTTGCCATCGACAAGGAGTTCGGCATCAAGATTCCGCTCGAAAAGTGGACGCAGGAGGTCAACGAAGGCAAGGTCTCTACGGAAGAATATTTCGTGCTGAAGAACCTCTGCGCCAAGATCGATGAGCTCAAAGCGGCCAAGGCCTGA
- the cbiB gene encoding adenosylcobinamide-phosphate synthase CbiB — MTIDLNLLVLLLALLLDRILGDPQWLWSRVPHPVAIFGAVISYADQQLNPSSLTGHQRRMNGVAAILALLLLALAAGFVFNRFFALFGLAGIPLETGLVAIFLAQKSLADHVAAVAVALREEGLAGGRAAVARIVGRDPETLDEPAVCRAAIESLAENFSDGVVAPAIWYAIFGLPGLFAYKMLNTADSMIGHRSEKYIDFGWAAARLDDVANWPAARLSILLIAAGAWIRRGTSACREAIRVAMRDGGLHRSPNSGRPEAAMAGALNVQLAGPRIYGGVLITEPMINNPGRDVATSGDIEDGVSVYQASCMVLAGVTFGLFLCFL, encoded by the coding sequence ATGACGATCGATCTAAACCTTCTCGTGCTGCTTCTGGCGCTGCTGCTCGACCGGATACTCGGCGATCCGCAATGGCTCTGGTCGCGCGTGCCGCATCCCGTTGCGATTTTCGGAGCGGTGATCTCCTATGCCGACCAGCAGCTCAATCCTTCAAGCCTCACGGGCCATCAACGACGAATGAATGGCGTTGCCGCCATCCTGGCGCTGCTGTTGCTGGCCTTGGCGGCAGGCTTCGTGTTCAACCGGTTTTTCGCGTTGTTCGGCCTCGCCGGCATCCCGCTGGAGACCGGACTGGTGGCGATCTTTCTGGCGCAGAAGAGCCTTGCCGACCACGTCGCTGCCGTTGCCGTCGCCCTGCGTGAGGAGGGGCTTGCCGGTGGGCGGGCCGCCGTCGCCCGCATTGTGGGGCGCGATCCCGAGACGCTGGATGAGCCGGCCGTCTGCCGCGCGGCGATCGAAAGCCTTGCCGAGAACTTCTCCGATGGCGTCGTCGCGCCGGCGATTTGGTATGCTATCTTCGGCCTGCCAGGGCTTTTTGCCTACAAGATGCTGAACACGGCGGATTCGATGATCGGCCATAGATCGGAAAAATACATCGATTTCGGCTGGGCGGCCGCCCGGCTCGACGATGTCGCCAACTGGCCGGCCGCGCGCCTTTCCATCCTGCTGATTGCTGCTGGCGCCTGGATCCGGCGCGGCACCAGCGCCTGCCGCGAAGCGATCCGGGTGGCGATGCGCGACGGCGGCCTGCACCGTTCGCCGAATTCCGGCCGGCCGGAAGCGGCAATGGCTGGTGCGCTGAATGTCCAGCTCGCAGGACCGCGCATCTATGGCGGCGTGCTCATTACCGAACCGATGATCAACAATCCCGGGCGCGATGTCGCGACATCCGGCGACATCGAAGACGGAGTCTCGGTATATCAGGCGAGCTGCATGGTGCTTGCCGGCGTGACGTTCGGATTGTTTTTGTGCTTTCTGTGA